From one Microbacterium sp. 10M-3C3 genomic stretch:
- a CDS encoding Nramp family divalent metal transporter, translating into MPKTEVREAAVRGASTRRVAWLLGPAFVAGVAYLDPGNVASNMTAGARFGYLLVWVVVIGNVMAWLIQYLSAKLGIVTGLSLPETLGRRIRSPWGRRAYWLQAELVAMATDIAEVIGGAVALNLLFGVPLVWGGLATGVVSLALLVLQSRGGARPFEFVVIGLVAIIAIGFAYGVFIAPPDGGAVVGGLLPRFEGTDSVLLAASILGATIMPHAIYAHSALARDRFRSGGSDAGFGTRRLLRATRWDVTIAMAIAGTVNLCILLLAAANLAGVPGTDSLEGAHAALAQNLGGMVATLFAVGLLASGLASTSVGAYAGAEIMHGLLRVRVPLVARRLVTLVPALVILAIGVDPTLALVLSQVVLSFGIPFALIPLVAVTARRDVLGEHRNRPLTTAAGVVASVFLVTLNGILLWLVFTGG; encoded by the coding sequence ATGCCGAAAACGGAGGTGCGAGAGGCCGCGGTGCGGGGCGCGTCGACGCGGCGCGTCGCGTGGCTGCTGGGGCCGGCGTTCGTCGCGGGCGTCGCCTACCTCGATCCCGGAAATGTCGCGAGCAACATGACCGCGGGCGCGCGCTTCGGCTACCTGCTCGTGTGGGTCGTCGTCATCGGCAACGTCATGGCATGGCTCATCCAGTACCTCTCGGCCAAGCTCGGCATCGTGACGGGCCTGAGCCTGCCTGAGACGCTCGGCCGCCGCATCCGGTCGCCGTGGGGCCGGCGCGCGTACTGGCTGCAGGCGGAGCTCGTGGCCATGGCCACCGACATCGCCGAGGTGATCGGCGGCGCCGTCGCGCTCAACCTCCTCTTCGGCGTGCCACTCGTGTGGGGCGGCCTCGCAACCGGCGTCGTCTCGCTCGCGCTGCTCGTGCTGCAGTCGCGCGGGGGCGCGCGGCCGTTCGAGTTCGTCGTGATCGGGCTCGTCGCGATCATCGCGATCGGCTTCGCCTACGGCGTGTTCATCGCCCCGCCCGACGGCGGCGCCGTCGTCGGCGGCCTCCTCCCCCGCTTCGAGGGCACCGACTCGGTGCTGCTGGCCGCCTCGATCCTCGGCGCGACGATCATGCCGCACGCGATCTACGCCCACTCCGCCCTCGCGCGCGATCGCTTCCGCTCCGGCGGTTCCGACGCCGGGTTCGGGACGCGCCGGCTGCTGCGCGCGACGCGCTGGGACGTGACGATCGCGATGGCGATCGCAGGCACCGTGAACCTCTGCATCCTGCTGCTGGCCGCCGCGAACCTCGCCGGCGTGCCCGGCACCGACTCCCTCGAGGGCGCGCACGCCGCCCTTGCGCAGAACCTCGGCGGCATGGTCGCGACCCTCTTCGCCGTCGGACTGCTCGCGAGCGGCCTCGCCTCGACGTCGGTGGGCGCCTACGCGGGCGCCGAGATCATGCACGGCCTGCTGCGCGTGCGCGTGCCGCTCGTCGCGCGGCGGCTCGTGACGCTCGTCCCCGCGCTCGTGATCCTCGCCATCGGCGTCGACCCGACCCTGGCGCTCGTGCTCAGCCAGGTCGTGCTGTCGTTCGGCATCCCGTTCGCCCTCATCCCGCTCGTGGCGGTGACGGCGCGCCGCGACGTGCTGGGCGAGCACCGCAACCGGCCGCTCACGACGGCGGCGGGGGTCGTCGCATCCGTGTTCCTCGTGACCCTCAACGGCATCCTCCTGTGGCTCGTCTTCACCGGCGGATAG
- a CDS encoding dihydrofolate reductase family protein: protein MTGTIQIDLFSTLDGVMQAPGGPQEDTSGGFAYGGWQAPFQDDAIGERIIAGIRGMDALLLGRRTYDIFAAYWPAFADDQRPEFEIARKFNAMPKYVATRGDRELTWHNSHRLGPDLAAEIAGLRERHADVHVVGSIDFSRTLVAEGLFDVLNLAIYPIVLGAGKRLFPESGGARGLQLLEPPVSGSAGATWLRYGPGEPVRTGDMT, encoded by the coding sequence ATGACCGGCACCATCCAGATCGACCTGTTCAGCACCCTCGACGGCGTCATGCAAGCGCCGGGCGGTCCCCAGGAGGACACCTCGGGCGGCTTCGCCTACGGCGGCTGGCAGGCGCCCTTCCAGGACGACGCGATCGGGGAGCGCATCATCGCCGGCATCCGCGGCATGGACGCGCTGCTGCTCGGCCGGCGCACATACGACATCTTCGCGGCGTACTGGCCGGCCTTCGCGGACGACCAGCGTCCGGAGTTCGAGATCGCGAGGAAGTTCAACGCGATGCCGAAGTACGTCGCGACGCGCGGCGACCGGGAGCTCACGTGGCACAACTCGCACCGGCTCGGGCCCGACCTCGCCGCCGAGATCGCGGGTCTGCGCGAGCGGCACGCGGACGTGCACGTCGTCGGCAGCATCGACTTCTCGCGCACGCTCGTCGCCGAGGGGCTGTTCGACGTGCTGAACCTCGCGATCTACCCGATCGTGCTCGGCGCGGGCAAGCGCCTCTTCCCGGAGTCGGGCGGCGCGCGCGGCCTTCAGCTGCTCGAGCCGCCGGTCAGCGGCTCCGCGGGCGCGACATGGCTGCGGTACGGCCCGGGCGAGCCGGTGCGCACCGGCGACATGACCTGA
- a CDS encoding NADPH-dependent FMN reductase, which translates to MTYTIGYIVGSISSTSINRRLAKALEAVAPEGTTLVEIPIKDLPFYSPDYDADFPQVARDFKQAIADVDGVIIVTPEYSRSIPGVLKNALDWSARPWGHGSFDGKPVAIIGTSGGPIGTAAAQQHLKAVFSHYNAPVLGQPEGYVQSKPGLFGENGEISDDTTAGFLRSFLEAFEHLIARYVPARELADSHAA; encoded by the coding sequence GTGACGTACACGATCGGCTACATCGTCGGCAGCATCTCCAGCACCTCGATCAACCGGCGCCTGGCGAAGGCGCTCGAGGCGGTCGCCCCGGAGGGCACGACCCTCGTGGAGATCCCGATCAAGGACCTGCCGTTCTACTCGCCCGACTACGACGCGGACTTCCCGCAGGTCGCGCGCGACTTCAAGCAGGCCATCGCCGACGTCGACGGCGTCATCATCGTCACGCCCGAGTACAGCCGCTCGATCCCGGGTGTGCTCAAGAACGCGCTCGACTGGTCGGCCCGCCCGTGGGGCCACGGCTCGTTCGACGGCAAGCCGGTCGCGATCATCGGCACGTCCGGCGGCCCCATCGGCACCGCCGCGGCCCAGCAGCACCTGAAGGCCGTGTTCAGCCACTACAACGCGCCCGTGCTCGGCCAGCCCGAGGGCTACGTGCAGTCCAAGCCCGGCCTGTTCGGCGAGAACGGCGAGATCAGCGACGACACGACGGCGGGCTTCCTGCGCTCGTTCCTCGAGGCGTTCGAGCACCTCATCGCCCGCTACGTGCCGGCGCGCGAGCTCGCCGACTCGCACGCGGCCTGA
- a CDS encoding HAD-IIA family hydrolase — protein MRTRADIECWLTDMDGVLVHENVPIPGAAKLLEQWRDDGTPFLVLTNNSIFTPRDLSARLRASGLVVPEASIWTSALATADFLASQMPGGSAFVIGEAGLTTALHEAGFIMTETAPDYVVVGETRNYSFEAITKAIRFIRDGARFIATNPDATGPSTEGVLPATGAISALITKATGREPYVVGKPNPMMFRSAMNRLGAHSEVTGMIGDRMDTDVVAGIEAGLHTVLVLTGISDPAEVERYPFRPDEILGSVAELVRDEPVESELPDADPTLGL, from the coding sequence ATGCGCACGCGGGCAGACATCGAGTGCTGGCTGACCGACATGGACGGCGTGCTCGTGCACGAGAACGTCCCGATCCCCGGCGCCGCGAAGCTGCTCGAGCAGTGGCGCGACGACGGCACCCCGTTCCTCGTACTGACGAACAACTCGATCTTCACGCCGCGCGATCTGAGCGCGCGGCTGCGGGCGTCGGGCCTCGTCGTGCCGGAGGCCTCGATCTGGACCTCCGCCCTCGCGACCGCCGACTTCCTCGCGTCGCAGATGCCCGGCGGATCCGCCTTCGTCATCGGCGAGGCGGGCCTGACGACCGCGCTGCACGAGGCCGGGTTCATCATGACCGAGACCGCGCCCGACTACGTGGTCGTGGGCGAGACGCGCAACTATTCGTTCGAGGCGATCACCAAGGCGATCCGCTTCATCCGCGACGGCGCGCGGTTCATCGCGACGAACCCGGATGCGACGGGCCCCTCGACCGAGGGCGTGCTGCCGGCGACCGGCGCGATCTCCGCCCTCATCACGAAGGCGACGGGGCGCGAGCCGTACGTCGTCGGCAAGCCCAACCCGATGATGTTCCGCTCGGCGATGAACCGCCTCGGCGCGCACTCGGAGGTCACCGGCATGATCGGCGACCGCATGGACACCGACGTGGTCGCGGGGATCGAGGCGGGCCTGCACACGGTCCTCGTCCTCACCGGCATCAGCGACCCGGCCGAGGTCGAGCGCTACCCCTTCCGCCCCGACGAGATCCTGGGTTCGGTCGCCGAACTCGTGCGCGACGAACCGGTCGAATCGGAGCTGCCCGACGCCGACCCGACGCTCGGACTGTAG
- a CDS encoding DUF6596 domain-containing protein, protein MTEDVGARVAAIWRIEGARIVATLARVVGDLPTAEDLAQDAVAAALDVWPREGVPDNPGAWLTAVAKRRAIDGWRRAATRDDKYRLAAHDPQDVAETDWHPIDDDLLRLVFAACHPVLSREAQLALTLKVVAGLGSDAIARLFLVPVATTQQRIVRAKKTLAAARVPFEIPDETEWRSRLDAVLAVIYLVFTEGYAASSGERWIRTELASEAIRLGRILARLLPNEPEALGLLALMELQSSRFAAREDADGEPILLADQDRRRWDRSAIARGRALLARADARRRGRGPYQLQAAIAECHAVAASVDDTDWARIVVLYEALGRISPSPVVDLNRAVAVSMATGPASALRIVDEIADAGALRGSPLLPSVRGELLTRLGRADEARAELTVAAGLTANERQRAVLEAKIAALR, encoded by the coding sequence ATGACCGAAGACGTCGGCGCGCGCGTTGCGGCGATCTGGCGCATCGAAGGCGCCCGGATCGTCGCGACGCTCGCGCGGGTGGTCGGCGACCTGCCGACCGCCGAAGACCTCGCCCAGGATGCGGTGGCCGCGGCGCTCGACGTCTGGCCGCGCGAGGGCGTGCCCGACAACCCCGGAGCATGGCTGACCGCGGTCGCCAAGCGGCGCGCGATCGACGGATGGCGGCGTGCGGCGACGCGCGACGACAAGTACCGTCTGGCGGCACACGACCCACAGGACGTCGCCGAGACGGACTGGCATCCGATCGACGACGATCTGCTGCGCCTGGTCTTCGCGGCCTGTCACCCGGTGCTCTCGCGCGAGGCGCAGCTCGCGCTGACCCTCAAGGTCGTCGCGGGTCTCGGCAGCGACGCGATCGCGCGGCTGTTCCTCGTGCCGGTCGCGACCACGCAGCAGCGGATCGTCCGTGCGAAGAAGACGCTCGCCGCCGCGCGCGTGCCGTTCGAGATCCCCGACGAGACGGAGTGGCGCAGCCGGCTCGACGCCGTGCTGGCGGTCATCTACCTCGTCTTCACCGAGGGCTACGCCGCGAGCAGCGGCGAGCGCTGGATCCGCACGGAGCTCGCGAGCGAGGCGATCCGCCTCGGCCGCATCCTCGCGCGCCTGCTGCCGAACGAACCCGAAGCGCTGGGGCTGCTCGCCCTCATGGAGTTGCAGTCGTCCCGCTTCGCGGCGCGGGAGGACGCCGACGGCGAGCCGATCCTCCTCGCCGACCAGGATCGGCGCCGCTGGGATCGCTCCGCGATCGCCCGCGGACGCGCGCTGCTCGCCCGCGCCGACGCGCGGCGCCGCGGCCGCGGCCCCTACCAGCTGCAGGCCGCGATCGCCGAATGCCATGCGGTCGCCGCATCCGTCGACGACACCGACTGGGCGCGCATCGTCGTGCTGTACGAGGCGCTCGGCCGCATCTCGCCGAGCCCCGTCGTCGACCTCAACCGCGCCGTCGCGGTGTCGATGGCGACGGGGCCCGCGTCGGCGCTGCGCATCGTGGACGAGATCGCGGATGCGGGGGCCCTCCGCGGATCGCCGCTGCTGCCGTCGGTGCGCGGCGAGTTGCTGACCCGCCTCGGCCGTGCCGACGAGGCCCGCGCCGAGCTGACGGTGGCCGCCGGTCTCACCGCGAACGAGCGGCAGCGCGCCGTGCTCGAGGCGAAGATCGCCGCCCTCCGCTGA
- a CDS encoding YdeI/OmpD-associated family protein has product MGALDDGEKVVAQDAAAWRAWLEDNHASSKGAWLVRGRGEHSAAHIGYEEAILEALCFGWIDGPVRVFDERTSGLWFAPRRPSSGWAATNKARIARLEAEGRLRPAGIRALEVAKANGAWEMLDGPEAGIEPPELTAALDAVPAARANWDAFPMSAKKLGLTNIAMAKRPETRAARIAKIVADAAEGRRP; this is encoded by the coding sequence GTGGGCGCGCTGGACGACGGCGAGAAGGTGGTCGCACAGGATGCGGCGGCGTGGCGCGCGTGGCTCGAGGACAACCACGCGTCGTCGAAGGGCGCATGGCTCGTCCGCGGTCGCGGCGAGCACTCCGCCGCGCACATCGGCTACGAGGAGGCGATCCTCGAGGCGCTGTGCTTCGGGTGGATCGACGGCCCCGTGCGCGTGTTCGACGAGCGCACCTCCGGCCTGTGGTTCGCGCCGCGCCGCCCCTCGAGCGGATGGGCCGCGACGAACAAGGCGCGCATCGCGCGGCTCGAGGCGGAGGGGCGGCTGCGGCCCGCCGGCATCCGGGCCCTCGAGGTGGCCAAGGCCAACGGGGCGTGGGAGATGCTGGACGGGCCCGAAGCGGGCATCGAGCCACCCGAGCTCACCGCGGCGCTCGACGCGGTGCCCGCGGCCCGCGCGAACTGGGACGCCTTTCCGATGTCGGCGAAGAAGCTCGGCCTGACGAACATCGCGATGGCCAAGCGACCCGAGACGCGCGCAGCGCGGATCGCGAAGATCGTCGCGGATGCGGCGGAAGGCCGTCGGCCGTGA
- a CDS encoding YciI family protein encodes MKFMLIMRGTDEAYAEYKKIPFDQIINQMGAYNEAMMNAGVLVAGEGLAEDLRDAFVVDWAKGELTVTDGPYGETHELFNGFWIIQVATRDEAIEWARRAPLIAGNKLEVRRVTDETDFAAFADNEFIQKEEGWREQQSAR; translated from the coding sequence ATGAAGTTCATGCTGATCATGCGCGGCACCGACGAGGCCTACGCCGAGTACAAGAAGATCCCCTTCGACCAGATCATCAACCAGATGGGCGCCTACAACGAGGCGATGATGAACGCCGGCGTGCTCGTCGCCGGCGAGGGCCTGGCCGAAGACCTCCGCGACGCGTTCGTCGTCGACTGGGCGAAGGGCGAGCTGACCGTCACCGACGGCCCCTACGGCGAGACCCACGAGCTGTTCAACGGCTTCTGGATCATCCAGGTCGCCACGCGCGACGAGGCGATCGAGTGGGCGCGCCGCGCGCCGCTCATCGCCGGCAACAAGCTCGAGGTGCGCCGTGTCACCGACGAGACCGACTTCGCCGCGTTCGCCGACAACGAGTTCATTCAGAAGGAGGAGGGCTGGCGCGAGCAGCAGAGCGCCCGTTGA
- the pyrE gene encoding orotate phosphoribosyltransferase, with translation MTAASTPELEADRQALIGLIEDEAVFHGDFTLSSGKKATYYVDMRKLTLDHRAAPAIGRIMLDLIRDLDGVVAVGGLTLGADPIANAVLHESVRAGTPLDAFVVRKEPKDHGRGRQIEGADVAGKRVVVVEDTSTTGQSALKAVAALRKEGAEVVAVAVIVDRKTGAQAAVEAEGLRWLAAIDLDDLGLQPQ, from the coding sequence GTGACCGCCGCCTCCACGCCCGAGCTCGAAGCCGACCGCCAGGCCCTCATCGGCCTCATCGAGGACGAGGCGGTGTTCCACGGCGACTTCACCCTCTCCAGCGGCAAGAAGGCGACATACTACGTCGACATGCGCAAGCTCACGCTCGACCACCGTGCGGCTCCCGCGATCGGACGCATCATGCTCGATCTCATCCGCGACCTCGACGGCGTCGTCGCCGTGGGCGGCTTGACTCTCGGCGCCGATCCGATCGCGAACGCCGTGCTGCACGAATCGGTGCGCGCGGGCACGCCGCTGGACGCGTTCGTCGTGCGCAAGGAGCCGAAGGACCACGGGCGCGGGCGCCAGATCGAGGGCGCGGATGTCGCGGGCAAGCGCGTCGTCGTCGTCGAGGACACCTCCACGACCGGCCAATCGGCGCTGAAGGCCGTCGCGGCGCTGCGCAAGGAGGGCGCCGAGGTCGTCGCGGTCGCCGTGATCGTGGACCGCAAGACCGGCGCGCAGGCCGCCGTCGAGGCGGAGGGCCTGCGCTGGCTCGCCGCGATCGACCTCGACGACCTCGGCCTCCAGCCCCAGTAG
- a CDS encoding SDR family NAD(P)-dependent oxidoreductase, translating to MTRAEWDPTSLPDLSGRTYLVTGATAGLGFFSSEQLARAGATVIVTGRNPNKLAHVRATLATRVPDAAVETLLLDTANLGSVRAAAATARARGRLDGLLLNAGIVHPPKRRETVDGNERVFATNVLGHFALAGELLRPLAAAGGRMVWLGSMSTTLWRYDPVDPQLVDDYSPWRAYVQSKMATTALGFEADRRLRAQGVAVSSVVAHPGYATSGRTRGIRGVNEPSRLTRFVDNLQAPIAQSKETAAASLVRALVDPTIEGGEYWGPRFGGRGEPHRARATALASRPAVAERLWRVCEQASGVRWPFAAASRLS from the coding sequence GTGACGCGCGCCGAATGGGACCCGACCTCGCTGCCCGATCTGTCCGGGCGCACGTACCTGGTCACCGGCGCGACCGCCGGCCTCGGCTTCTTCTCGAGCGAGCAGCTTGCGCGCGCGGGGGCGACCGTGATCGTGACCGGTCGCAACCCGAACAAGCTCGCCCACGTGCGGGCGACGCTCGCCACGCGGGTGCCGGATGCGGCGGTCGAGACGCTGCTGCTGGACACCGCCAACCTCGGCTCGGTGCGTGCGGCCGCAGCCACCGCTCGCGCCCGCGGCCGGTTAGACGGCCTGCTCCTGAACGCCGGCATCGTGCATCCGCCGAAGAGGCGCGAGACGGTCGACGGCAACGAGCGGGTGTTCGCGACGAACGTGCTCGGCCACTTCGCGCTCGCCGGGGAGCTGCTGCGGCCGCTGGCCGCCGCGGGCGGACGCATGGTGTGGCTCGGGTCGATGTCGACGACGCTGTGGCGCTACGACCCCGTCGACCCGCAGCTGGTCGACGACTACTCGCCGTGGCGTGCGTACGTGCAGTCGAAGATGGCGACCACGGCGCTCGGCTTCGAGGCCGATCGTCGCCTGCGGGCGCAGGGCGTTGCGGTCTCGAGCGTCGTGGCGCACCCGGGCTACGCCACGAGCGGGCGCACGCGCGGCATCCGGGGCGTCAACGAGCCGTCGCGGCTCACGCGGTTCGTCGACAACCTGCAGGCGCCGATCGCGCAGTCGAAGGAGACCGCGGCCGCGTCGCTCGTGCGCGCGCTGGTCGACCCGACGATCGAAGGCGGCGAGTACTGGGGTCCGCGCTTCGGCGGCCGCGGCGAGCCGCACCGCGCCCGCGCGACGGCGCTGGCATCGCGCCCCGCGGTGGCCGAGCGCCTGTGGCGCGTGTGCGAGCAGGCGTCGGGGGTGCGCTGGCCCTTCGCCGCCGCATCCCGTCTGTCCTGA
- a CDS encoding metal-dependent transcriptional regulator — protein MPSPAVDDYLKTIYAHTEWQDERITPSQLAAVLGLAPSSVTEMVQKLAAQGFVTHRPYGPIALTAAGERRAAAVVRRHRLIETWLVQEFGYGWDEVHDEAEVLEHALSDRLLEGIDERLGRPRFDPHGDAIPDAAGRVDRAAFVLLGAAAAGHAGRVLRVSDRDPDLLRALVDAGVDVGHEVEVGAEGSVRVDGRAVTLPAGAADAVWLTA, from the coding sequence GTGCCCTCTCCCGCGGTCGACGACTACCTCAAGACGATCTACGCGCACACCGAGTGGCAGGACGAGCGCATCACGCCCTCGCAGCTCGCTGCCGTGCTCGGGCTCGCGCCGTCGAGCGTGACGGAGATGGTCCAGAAGCTCGCCGCGCAGGGCTTCGTGACGCATCGGCCGTACGGACCGATCGCGCTCACCGCCGCCGGCGAGCGGCGCGCCGCCGCGGTCGTGCGCCGACACCGCCTGATCGAGACGTGGCTCGTGCAGGAGTTCGGCTACGGCTGGGACGAGGTGCACGACGAGGCCGAGGTGCTCGAGCACGCGCTCAGCGACCGGCTCCTCGAGGGCATCGACGAGCGGCTGGGCCGCCCGCGCTTCGACCCGCACGGCGATGCGATCCCGGATGCGGCGGGCCGCGTCGACCGCGCCGCCTTCGTGCTGCTCGGGGCGGCCGCGGCCGGGCACGCGGGGCGCGTTCTGCGCGTGAGCGACCGTGACCCCGACCTGCTCCGAGCGCTCGTGGACGCGGGCGTCGACGTCGGGCACGAGGTCGAGGTCGGCGCCGAGGGCTCCGTGCGCGTCGACGGCCGCGCCGTGACGCTGCCCGCCGGCGCGGCCGACGCCGTATGGCTCACGGCCTGA
- a CDS encoding exodeoxyribonuclease III: MRLATWNVNSIRARVPRIVDFAVREHIDVLAMQEIKCKTEQFPYAAFEEAGYTVAAHGLNQWNGVAIASRQPLDDVEIGFPGMPGFAKGHDGPDAPQEARAIGATVGGVRVWSLYVPNGRSLDDPHYLYKLDWLSALQQYTLDALGASPDLALALTGDFNIAPTDADNGDPTVVVGATTHVSPPERAAFAALASAGLTDVVRPLVPTGYTYWDYKQLRFPRNEGLRIDFVLGSHTFAGAVTGAEIHRNERKGEAPSDHVPVVVDLDLSGPDDEADRPMIFG; the protein is encoded by the coding sequence ATGCGCCTGGCCACCTGGAACGTCAACTCCATCCGCGCTCGCGTGCCCCGCATCGTCGACTTCGCGGTGCGCGAGCACATCGACGTGCTGGCGATGCAGGAGATCAAGTGCAAGACCGAGCAGTTCCCGTACGCGGCGTTCGAGGAGGCCGGATACACGGTCGCCGCGCACGGGCTCAACCAGTGGAACGGCGTCGCGATCGCGAGCCGCCAGCCGCTCGACGACGTCGAGATCGGCTTCCCCGGCATGCCCGGCTTCGCGAAGGGGCACGACGGCCCGGATGCACCGCAGGAGGCGCGCGCGATCGGCGCGACGGTCGGCGGGGTGCGCGTGTGGAGTCTGTACGTGCCCAACGGCCGCTCGCTCGACGACCCGCACTACCTGTACAAGCTCGACTGGCTGAGCGCGCTGCAGCAGTACACCCTCGACGCGCTCGGCGCCTCCCCCGACCTGGCGCTCGCCCTCACGGGCGACTTCAACATCGCCCCCACCGACGCCGACAACGGCGACCCGACCGTCGTCGTCGGCGCGACCACCCACGTCTCGCCGCCCGAGCGGGCCGCGTTCGCCGCGCTCGCGTCGGCGGGACTCACGGACGTCGTCCGCCCCCTCGTGCCCACCGGCTACACCTACTGGGACTACAAGCAGCTGCGCTTCCCCCGCAACGAGGGTCTGCGCATCGACTTCGTCCTCGGTTCGCACACGTTCGCCGGAGCGGTCACCGGCGCCGAGATCCACCGCAACGAGCGCAAGGGCGAGGCGCCGAGCGACCACGTTCCGGTCGTCGTCGACCTCGACCTCAGCGGCCCCGACGACGAGGCCGACCGCCCGATGATCTTCGGCTGA
- a CDS encoding helix-turn-helix domain-containing protein: protein MAARSYGQYCGVTTAVELIGERWAMLIVRDLLVGPRRYTDLKQGLPRIPTNILSARLKELQEGGVVRRVPLKHCGLVYELTSYGRELEPIVLALGRWGFAQMGEPEEGDVVTGDSLTMALRTAFRPDVAVGLEPADYEVHVGDVALRAVVVGDTLTVHRIAPAMAPVGGRMPDGEPDAVLVAGPGIREVIAGDVTPGEAIDRDLVAVVRGEPALLERFAATFHIDAPHRDAVA from the coding sequence ATGGCGGCGCGCAGCTACGGGCAGTACTGCGGGGTCACGACCGCGGTGGAGCTGATCGGCGAGCGGTGGGCCATGCTCATCGTGCGCGATCTTCTCGTCGGACCGCGGCGCTACACCGACCTCAAGCAGGGCCTCCCCCGTATCCCGACGAACATCCTCTCCGCGCGGCTCAAAGAGCTGCAGGAGGGGGGCGTCGTGCGCCGCGTGCCGCTCAAGCACTGCGGGCTCGTGTACGAGCTGACGTCCTACGGCCGCGAGCTGGAGCCGATCGTGCTCGCGCTCGGTCGCTGGGGGTTCGCGCAGATGGGCGAGCCGGAGGAGGGCGACGTCGTCACCGGCGACTCGCTCACGATGGCGCTGCGCACCGCTTTCCGCCCCGACGTCGCGGTCGGGCTGGAGCCCGCCGACTACGAAGTGCACGTCGGCGACGTCGCGCTCCGCGCGGTCGTGGTCGGCGACACGCTGACCGTGCACCGCATCGCACCGGCCATGGCGCCGGTGGGCGGACGGATGCCGGACGGCGAGCCGGATGCCGTCCTCGTGGCCGGTCCCGGCATCCGGGAGGTCATCGCCGGCGACGTGACGCCGGGTGAGGCGATCGACCGCGACCTGGTCGCCGTCGTCCGGGGCGAGCCGGCGCTGCTCGAGCGCTTCGCGGCGACCTTCCACATCGACGCGCCCCACCGGGACGCGGTCGCCTGA
- a CDS encoding VOC family protein, translated as MTHIFVNVATEDLDRSKAFYTAIGATLNPLFTDENAACVVWDDNIQMMVLRRDFFATFSDRQMIDPRVSVQAFIGLSRDSRDDVDATIAAGEKAGGSEYGEPDDYGWMYSRNLEDPDGNLLSFIWMDQEAVEKGPAAMEYQPEH; from the coding sequence ATGACGCACATCTTCGTGAACGTGGCCACCGAAGACCTGGACCGCTCGAAGGCGTTCTACACCGCGATCGGCGCGACCCTGAATCCGCTCTTCACGGATGAGAACGCCGCGTGCGTCGTGTGGGACGACAACATCCAGATGATGGTGCTGCGGCGCGACTTCTTCGCCACCTTCAGCGACCGGCAGATGATCGACCCGCGTGTGTCGGTGCAGGCCTTCATCGGCCTCAGCCGCGACTCGCGCGACGACGTGGACGCCACGATCGCCGCGGGCGAGAAGGCAGGCGGCAGCGAGTACGGCGAGCCCGACGACTACGGCTGGATGTACAGTCGCAACCTCGAAGACCCCGACGGCAACCTGCTCTCCTTCATCTGGATGGATCAGGAGGCGGTGGAGAAGGGTCCGGCCGCGATGGAGTACCAGCCGGAGCACTGA